One Lycium barbarum isolate Lr01 chromosome 5, ASM1917538v2, whole genome shotgun sequence genomic window carries:
- the LOC132642802 gene encoding transcription factor bHLH18-like, with protein sequence MDDLALIFSHHKTTTTSRKRLHEDDEKADANLACLISSSNSQQYSAISNINHQNNFETFLIPKAEPNTISFSQINENINIGAQFGGRRTGEQAQEHLLAERKRRRKITKLFVSLASLLPGLNKMDKASILEGATTLITQLRERAETMQHHHLEAKTNNEKKETPPVKARNYEHESSIDMMSTFPEVEVRSIEDELLITIYCKKQQTAGNIDEILSVIHKLHLTIKSSNFIPFGSTAMHITVVAQMNNEFCETTTNYLADRLRQSILKM encoded by the exons ATGGACGATCTTGCTCTTATCTTTTCTCATCATAAGACTACCACCACTTCAAGAAAACGACTTCACGAAGATGATGAAAAGGCAGATGCTAATTTGGCTTGCTTAATTTCATCCAGCAACTCACAACAATATTCAGCCATATCCAATATTAACCATCAGAATAATTTCGAAACTTTCTTAATCCCAAAGGCTGAGCCAAATACTATAAGTTTCTCACAGATTAATGAGAATATTAATATTGGTGCACAATTTGGAGGAAGAAGGACCGGAGAGCAAGCACAAGAACATTTGTTAGCTGAAAGAAAAAGACGACGAAAGATAACTAAGTTATTCGTCTCTTTGGCCTCTCTCCTTCCTGGCCTCAACAAG ATGGACAAGGCATCAATTCTTGAAGGAGCAACCACTCTCATTACACAACTTCGTGAAAGGGCAGAAACAATGCAACATCATCATTTGGAGGCCAAAACAAACAATGAGAAAAAAGAAACTCCTCCGGTGAAGGCACGAAATTATGAACATGAATCTTCCATTGACATGATGAGTACTTTCCCAGAAGTTGAAGTAAGAAGTATAGAAGATGAGTTGCTGATTACAATATACTGCAAAAAGCAACAAACTGCAGGAAATATAGATGAAATATTAAGTGTGATTCACAAGCTTCATCTGACTATCAAGAGCAGCAATTTCATTCCATTTGGCAGCACAGCAATGCATATTACAGTTGTTGCTCAG ATGAATAACGAGTTCTGTGAGACAACAACAAATTATCTAGCGGATAGATTACGACAATCAATACTCAAAATGTGA